Proteins co-encoded in one Daphnia carinata strain CSIRO-1 chromosome 3, CSIRO_AGI_Dcar_HiC_V3, whole genome shotgun sequence genomic window:
- the LOC130693021 gene encoding protein turtle-like isoform X2, which yields MAWVRRRMAFGFTRCCHDFMPAYCSCRQFSEKIKEPSDAGEAQDGRSIFLSSDAFSSYQCKIKSGRLRRHRFVSSLLPRTTNDGCRQSLEQLVLRPTISQRSHLMPIISSHHTVVFIIVTLLHSLFTSGLSNPQDAEHLTAMVGDSIVFNCHIEFPEAHPVPYVIQWEKKGVEIPIFIWYENYLHTGEGYEGRVSRVAQQGSSHYGLASLNLTRIRESDQGWYSCLVNFLNRSPRQDKNGTLFHLNVHAPPRFTMTPEDVVYVSLGDPIILSCLAEGTPVPEILWYRDNELVQTSPSLAVANDGTELRISSIRQEDIGDYTCAAKNGQGSVRHSTKLVVAGGAVIIVPPLNVTRLEGDKLEMPCEARGLPGNFSVTWFRENHAVRSIPWLESRTLLKRDGTLVISPVHSDDRGLYSCEVTNGIGEPQRASAYIEVEYPARVTFTPTVQYLPLRLSGVVRCHVEAHPPFQFITWTKDKRIFDPFETPNVGVLKNGSLLFEKVTQENQGRYTCTPYNVHGTAGSSAIMEVLVREPPTFVTRPKPIYQHKIDDDVQMACEAQGTPSPRVTWRRMDGRPLPRDRSREELGVLTLSKLRRADFGYYECHVSNEVATLVATAHLVIEGTTPHAPYNITTESTEFSVSLEWLPGYSGGSDYSQKYVIWYRQEGATQWIPVDVDPPANTKTVIHNLQPGTSYEFQVIGKNILGDGMFSNIVKERTKGQRPPDPPPPGPSRATTSPAPSNSGDSDGPPPTAPENVTLTETSDGVVLSWSYPRRGNIAIAYFTVDYCYDDQWRRLSKTELKPTEHYFQVKNLSPGKTYVFRINSHTLTSQASSEKVTYIIQRKIKDKAITAGIVGGILFFIVAIILAVCTVKCVNKRNKRRRREQENAYSMVACQMSDTRNGCQSGPAKSVPSRKGWIGRLPSITRLSHVKRGAVSIRHILHICPVKLREQEREGRRASTATWSGTANLQSGSETTSREAADWLEYGAAELQTRNARRRLQARYNVQAEFLQPAGWISRTPEGKFVVEKEGSQPTHPIYGYGSPLTSPVVESGVYRIGGDRLIWPRPKPILRRELSPVPPYGRPLPSMMSQPVAYSSAMLHDPTVISPQFGRHTIPLQPSSAAPVLPTGRRGAIRSSSPGPGLLLSPSLANFSDMSSVHQPSSADRSLHTTRSSRFSSFQKQPTPDLPPRQTRRINHFFPNTAVLSSSGSPSHYTRELPSLLPIHQQLVAQQLPGETSPLLEQMRTVRAEVHSTETPRNASKQRVENEFGLLLNTAGRHFHAPPPFRPPPPPVYHQLPYTISYPPSLQRPLATSSPPRSRLFPIGSAPFPPGHYSRRSDDPLGSPRRRSPLTIAVRLSPSRTQQRLSERSRSQIVEYSPQSQSSSSGFDSKNTSQQNQSSQSGSGQSQLVPTDSSTALWGMSPHSQANSGECTYVNWPVKGLTTASFSLLDASVDNHYEFDTTQSPNETGQDPTLHSATFISPPTSKSVDVAADSSGPGPGRHRKAGPISARSENIEARVQAMKEEFQEYRKRRARGLLESAC from the exons ATGGCTTGGGTCCGAAGGCGCATGGCTTTCGGCTTCACCCGATGTTGCCACGATTTCATGCCCGCGTACTGTTCTTGCCGACAATTCa GTGAAAAAATCAAGGAACCATCGGATGCTGGTGAAGCCCAAGATGGCAGGTCAATTTTCCTCTCTTCCGATGCTTTCAGCAGCTACCAGTGCAAAATTAAGTCTGGCAGGCTGCGGCGGCATCGATTTGTCTCGTCTCTTCTACCACGAACCACCAACGATGGCTGCCGGCAGTCGCTAGAGCAGCTTGTACTACGACCTACGATCTCTCAACGCTCCCACCTTATGCCCATCATCTCGTCCCACCACACTGTTGTCTTCATCATCGTCACTCTTCTCCACTCGCTATTCACCTCAG GATTAAGCAATCCACAGGACGCTGAACATCTGACGGCCATGGTGGGCGATTCGATCGTCTTTAACTGCCACATCGAGTTTCCGGAAGCCCATCCCGTTCCTTACGTCATCCAATGGGAGAAGAAG GGGGTAGAGATACCCATCTTCATTTGGTACGAAAACTACCTGCATACGGGCGAAGGATACGAAGGCCGAGTGTCTCGCGTGGCTCAACAAGGCTCCTCTCATTACGGCCTAGCTTCGCTCAATCTGACGCGGATACGCGAGTCCGACCAAGGGTGGTATTCGTGCTTGGTCAACTTTCTCAATCGTTCGCCTCGCCAGGACAAGAATGGCACTCTCTTCCATCTCAACGTTCACG CACCGCCAAGGTTCACTATGACTCCCGAAGACGTGGTGTACGTCAGCCTTGGAGATCCTATCATCTTGAGTTGTCTAGCTGAAGGAACACCTGTTCCGGAAATTCTCTGGTATCGCGATAATGAGCTAGTGCAAACTTCACCCTCTTTAGCGGTGGCTAATGATGGCACCGAACTGCGGATTTCAAGTATACGGCAGGAAGACATCGGCGACTACACGTGTGCAGCCAAGAATGGTCAAGGAAGTGTGCGGCATAGCACGAAACTCGTCGTAGCTg GAGGGGCGGTCATAATTGTTCCACCATTGAACGTTACAAGACTGGAGGGAGATAAGCTGGAAATGCCATGCGAAGCTCGAGGCCTTCCTGGCAACTTTAGCGTCACTTGGTTCCGCGAGAACCACGCTGTTCGTTCAATTCCGTGGCTCGAGTCCCGTACTTTGCTTAAAAGAGACGGCACATTAGTTATCAGCCCCGTTCACTCGGACGACCGAGGACTCTATTCGTGTGAGGTCACAAACGGCATTGGAGAGCCCCAGAGAGCATCGGCCTACATCGAAGTCGAAT aTCCTGCTCGAGTGACGTTCACCCCCACCGTTCAGTATCTTCCATTACGCCTGTCCGGCGTAGTACGATGCCACGTTGAGGCTCACCCGCCGTTCCAGTTCATCACGTGGACCAAAGACAAGCGTATCTTCGATCCATTCGAAACGCCTAACGTCGGCGTCCTCAAAAACGGCTCGctgctttttgaaaaa GTGACGCAAGAAAATCAAGGACGTTATACTTGCACGCCGTATAACGTGCACGGAACTGCGGGCTCGTCCGCCATCATGGAAGTACTGGTCCGAGAGCCACCGACTTTCGTGACTCGTCCCAAGCCTATATACCAGCACAAGATCGACGATGACGTCCAGATGGCCTGCGAGGCTCAAGGAACCCCCAGTCCCCGCGTTACTTGGAGAAGG ATGGACGGGCGGCCTCTGCCTCGTGACCGTTCCCGGGAGGAACTTGGCGTATTGACGCTGAGCAAGCTCCGCCGGGCGGATTTTGGCTACTACGAATGTCACGTCTCCAACGAAGTGGCTACATTGGTCGCCACTGCTCATCTGGTCATCGAAGGCACTACGCCCCACGCTCCTTACAACATCACCACCGAATCCACCGAATTCTCTGTCAGCCTCGAGTGGCTTCCGGGCTACAGCGGTGGATCCGATTACTCTCAAAAATACGTTATTTG GTATCGACAAGAAGGTGCTACCCAGTGGATTCCTGTAGACGTTGACCCACCAGCAAACACAAAAACGGTCATTCACAATCTACAACCAGGAACCTCTTACGAGTTCCAAGTCATTGGCAAGAACATCTTAGGGGACGGTATGTTCAGCAACATCGTCAAGGAACGCACTAAAG GGCAAAGGCCACCTGACCCGCCACCTCCAGGTCCTAGTCGAGCGACCACTTCTCCGGCTCCGTCAAATAGCGGAGATTCTGACG GCCCACCTCCCACAGCACCAGAGAACGTGACACTGACAGAAACGTCCGACGGAGTTGTACTCTCATGGAGCTATCCGCGCAGAGGGAATATAGCAATTGCGTATTTCACTGTGGATTACTGCTACGACGACCAGTGGAGGCGGCTGAGCAAGACAGAGCTCAAACCCACCGAACATTATTTTCAAG taaaaaaTCTTAGTCCCGGGAAGACCTACGTGTTCCGGATAAACTCGCATACGTTGACAAGCCAGGCCTCAAGCGAGAAGGTTACGTACATAATTCAGCGCAAAATCAAAGATAAAGCAATCACAGCTGGCATTGTTGGGggaattcttttcttcattgtgGCTATCATCTTGGCCGTTTGCACCGTAAAATGTGTCAACAAGAGGAACAAAAGACGAAGACGTGAACAAGAAAATG CTTACAGCATGGTGGCGTGTCAGATGTCAGATACTCGGAACGGCTGTCAGTCGGGCCCTGCCAAGTCGGTGCCTTCCAGAAA AGGATGGATTGGCCGATTGCCCTCTATAACGCGGCTGTCACATGTGAAACGAGGAGCGGTCTCAATCCGCCATATTTTGCATATTTGTCCAGTAAAGTTGCGGGAGCAAGAGCGAGAAGGGAGAAGAGCGTCAACAGCAACGTGGTCAGGGACAGCCAACCTGCAATCTGGATCTGAAACGACTAGCAGGGAGGCTGCTGATTGGCTCGAGTACGGAGCGGCTGAATTGCAGACACGGAACGCCAGAAGGCGTTTGCAGGCTAGATACAACGTCCAGGCTGAATTTCTCCAACCAGCCGGATGGATTTCCCGAACACCAGAGGGCAAGTTCGTAGTCGAAAAAGAAGGTAGCCAACCGACCCATCCAATCTACGGCTACGGATCACCGCTCACAAGTCCCGTGGTGGAGAGCGGTGTTTACCGGATTGGCGGCGACCGTCTTATTTGGCCACGGCCAAAACCAATCTTGCGCAGGGAACTTAGCCCAGTACCACCCTATGGCCGGCCTTTACCTTCCATGATGTCGCAACCAGTTGCTTATTCGTCAGCAATGTTACATGATCCTACCGTTATCTCTCCCCAGTTCGGCCGCCATACAATCCCACTCCAACCATCTTCTGCTGCGCCAGTGCTACCTACAGGCCGGCGCGGAGCTATTCGATCAAGTTCGCCAGGTCCGGGACTGTTGCTGTCACCTTCATTGGCAAATTTTAGTGACATGAGTTCAGTTCATCAGCCCAGTTCGGCAGACCGGTCCTTACATACCACCCGTTCGTCACGCTTTTCGTCTTTTCAGAAACAACCTACACCCGATTTGCCTCCGCGCCAAACACGCAGAATCAATCACTTTTTCCCAAACACTGCCGTTCTATCCTCTTCTGGATCACCAAGTCATTACACACGCGAGCTTCCTTCGTTGCTACCGATTCATCAGCAGCTGGTTGCCCAACAATTACCGGGGGAAACCTCACCTTTGCTAGAACAGATGCGTACTGTTCGCGCTGAAGTCCACTCGACTGAAACACCACGCAACGCATCCAAGCAAAGAGTTGAAAACGAGTTTGGCTTGCTGTTGAATACTGCAGGAAGACACTTTCACGCTCCACCTCCTTTCCGGCCGCCTCCACCACCAGTTTACCATCAGCTGCCGTACACCATTTCGTATCCGCCGTCATTGCAGCGCCCGTTAGCTACGAGTTCACCACCGCGGAGTCGTCTCTTCCCTATTGGTTCTGCGCCTTTTCCTCCTGGCCATTACTCCCGACGTAGTGATGATCCGCTCGGTTCGCCCAGGCGACGCTCACCTCTGACCATAGCAGTCCGTTTAAGTCCATCTCGGACACAGCAGAGATTGAGTGAGCGAAGTCGTAGTCAAATCGTTGAGTACTCTCCACAAAGCCAATCAAGTTCAAGTGGATTCGACAGTAAGAACACATCTCAACAAAACCAGAGTTCGCAATCTGGGTCCGGACAGTCGCAACTGGTGCCCACTGACTCTTCTACGGCACTATGGGGGATGTCTCCGCATAGCCAAGCGAATTCCGGTGAATGTACGTACGTCAACTGGCCAGTCAAAGGACTAACAACTGCTTCTTTCTCTCTGCTTGATGCTAGTGTCGACAATCACTACGAATTCGATACGACGCAGAGTCCGAACGAGACGGGACAGGATCCTACTCTTCATTCGGCTACTTTCATTTCACCTCCTACAAGCAAATCTGTTGATGTTGCTGCAGACTCTTCCGGACCTGGACCAGGACGACATAGAAAAGCTGGGCCAATATCGGCACGATCAGAAAATATTGAAGCCAGAGTTCAGGCAATGAAGGAAGAATTTCAGGAATACCGGAAGCGAAGGGCTCGGGGTCTTCTCGAAAGTGCGTGTTAA
- the LOC130693021 gene encoding protein turtle-like isoform X3, protein MAWVRRRMAFGFTRCCHDFMPAYCSCRQFSEKIKEPSDAGEAQDGRSIFLSSDAFSSYQCKIKSGRLRRHRFVSSLLPRTTNDGCRQSLEQLVLRPTISQRSHLMPIISSHHTVVFIIVTLLHSLFTSGLSNPQDAEHLTAMVGDSIVFNCHIEFPEAHPVPYVIQWEKKGVEIPIFIWYENYLHTGEGYEGRVSRVAQQGSSHYGLASLNLTRIRESDQGWYSCLVNFLNRSPRQDKNGTLFHLNVHAPPRFTMTPEDVVYVSLGDPIILSCLAEGTPVPEILWYRDNELVQTSPSLAVANDGTELRISSIRQEDIGDYTCAAKNGQGSVRHSTKLVVAGGAVIIVPPLNVTRLEGDKLEMPCEARGLPGNFSVTWFRENHAVRSIPWLESRTLLKRDGTLVISPVHSDDRGLYSCEVTNGIGEPQRASAYIEVEYPARVTFTPTVQYLPLRLSGVVRCHVEAHPPFQFITWTKDKRIFDPFETPNVGVLKNGSLLFEKVTQENQGRYTCTPYNVHGTAGSSAIMEVLVREPPTFVTRPKPIYQHKIDDDVQMACEAQGTPSPRVTWRRMDGRPLPRDRSREELGVLTLSKLRRADFGYYECHVSNEVATLVATAHLVIEGTTPHAPYNITTESTEFSVSLEWLPGYSGGSDYSQKYVIWYRQEGATQWIPVDVDPPANTKTVIHNLQPGTSYEFQVIGKNILGDGMFSNIVKERTKELRKYNVIVYPTDARGSTYIPALFRPTGPPPTAPENVTLTETSDGVVLSWSYPRRGNIAIAYFTVDYCYDDQWRRLSKTELKPTEHYFQVKNLSPGKTYVFRINSHTLTSQASSEKVTYIIQRKIKDKAITAGIVGGILFFIVAIILAVCTVKCVNKRNKRRRREQENAYSMVACQMSDTRNGCQSGPAKSVPSRKGWIGRLPSITRLSHVKRGAVSIRHILHICPVKLREQEREGRRASTATWSGTANLQSGSETTSREAADWLEYGAAELQTRNARRRLQARYNVQAEFLQPAGWISRTPEGKFVVEKEGSQPTHPIYGYGSPLTSPVVESGVYRIGGDRLIWPRPKPILRRELSPVPPYGRPLPSMMSQPVAYSSAMLHDPTVISPQFGRHTIPLQPSSAAPVLPTGRRGAIRSSSPGPGLLLSPSLANFSDMSSVHQPSSADRSLHTTRSSRFSSFQKQPTPDLPPRQTRRINHFFPNTAVLSSSGSPSHYTRELPSLLPIHQQLVAQQLPGETSPLLEQMRTVRAEVHSTETPRNASKQRVENEFGLLLNTAGRHFHAPPPFRPPPPPVYHQLPYTISYPPSLQRPLATSSPPRSRLFPIGSAPFPPGHYSRRSDDPLGSPRRRSPLTIAVRLSPSRTQQRLSERSRSQIVEYSPQSQSSSSGFDSKNTSQQNQSSQSGSGQSQLVPTDSSTALWGMSPHSQANSGECTYVNWPVKGLTTASFSLLDASVDNHYEFDTTQSPNETGQDPTLHSATFISPPTSKSVDVAADSSGPGPGRHRKAGPISARSENIEARVQAMKEEFQEYRKRRARGLLESAC, encoded by the exons ATGGCTTGGGTCCGAAGGCGCATGGCTTTCGGCTTCACCCGATGTTGCCACGATTTCATGCCCGCGTACTGTTCTTGCCGACAATTCa GTGAAAAAATCAAGGAACCATCGGATGCTGGTGAAGCCCAAGATGGCAGGTCAATTTTCCTCTCTTCCGATGCTTTCAGCAGCTACCAGTGCAAAATTAAGTCTGGCAGGCTGCGGCGGCATCGATTTGTCTCGTCTCTTCTACCACGAACCACCAACGATGGCTGCCGGCAGTCGCTAGAGCAGCTTGTACTACGACCTACGATCTCTCAACGCTCCCACCTTATGCCCATCATCTCGTCCCACCACACTGTTGTCTTCATCATCGTCACTCTTCTCCACTCGCTATTCACCTCAG GATTAAGCAATCCACAGGACGCTGAACATCTGACGGCCATGGTGGGCGATTCGATCGTCTTTAACTGCCACATCGAGTTTCCGGAAGCCCATCCCGTTCCTTACGTCATCCAATGGGAGAAGAAG GGGGTAGAGATACCCATCTTCATTTGGTACGAAAACTACCTGCATACGGGCGAAGGATACGAAGGCCGAGTGTCTCGCGTGGCTCAACAAGGCTCCTCTCATTACGGCCTAGCTTCGCTCAATCTGACGCGGATACGCGAGTCCGACCAAGGGTGGTATTCGTGCTTGGTCAACTTTCTCAATCGTTCGCCTCGCCAGGACAAGAATGGCACTCTCTTCCATCTCAACGTTCACG CACCGCCAAGGTTCACTATGACTCCCGAAGACGTGGTGTACGTCAGCCTTGGAGATCCTATCATCTTGAGTTGTCTAGCTGAAGGAACACCTGTTCCGGAAATTCTCTGGTATCGCGATAATGAGCTAGTGCAAACTTCACCCTCTTTAGCGGTGGCTAATGATGGCACCGAACTGCGGATTTCAAGTATACGGCAGGAAGACATCGGCGACTACACGTGTGCAGCCAAGAATGGTCAAGGAAGTGTGCGGCATAGCACGAAACTCGTCGTAGCTg GAGGGGCGGTCATAATTGTTCCACCATTGAACGTTACAAGACTGGAGGGAGATAAGCTGGAAATGCCATGCGAAGCTCGAGGCCTTCCTGGCAACTTTAGCGTCACTTGGTTCCGCGAGAACCACGCTGTTCGTTCAATTCCGTGGCTCGAGTCCCGTACTTTGCTTAAAAGAGACGGCACATTAGTTATCAGCCCCGTTCACTCGGACGACCGAGGACTCTATTCGTGTGAGGTCACAAACGGCATTGGAGAGCCCCAGAGAGCATCGGCCTACATCGAAGTCGAAT aTCCTGCTCGAGTGACGTTCACCCCCACCGTTCAGTATCTTCCATTACGCCTGTCCGGCGTAGTACGATGCCACGTTGAGGCTCACCCGCCGTTCCAGTTCATCACGTGGACCAAAGACAAGCGTATCTTCGATCCATTCGAAACGCCTAACGTCGGCGTCCTCAAAAACGGCTCGctgctttttgaaaaa GTGACGCAAGAAAATCAAGGACGTTATACTTGCACGCCGTATAACGTGCACGGAACTGCGGGCTCGTCCGCCATCATGGAAGTACTGGTCCGAGAGCCACCGACTTTCGTGACTCGTCCCAAGCCTATATACCAGCACAAGATCGACGATGACGTCCAGATGGCCTGCGAGGCTCAAGGAACCCCCAGTCCCCGCGTTACTTGGAGAAGG ATGGACGGGCGGCCTCTGCCTCGTGACCGTTCCCGGGAGGAACTTGGCGTATTGACGCTGAGCAAGCTCCGCCGGGCGGATTTTGGCTACTACGAATGTCACGTCTCCAACGAAGTGGCTACATTGGTCGCCACTGCTCATCTGGTCATCGAAGGCACTACGCCCCACGCTCCTTACAACATCACCACCGAATCCACCGAATTCTCTGTCAGCCTCGAGTGGCTTCCGGGCTACAGCGGTGGATCCGATTACTCTCAAAAATACGTTATTTG GTATCGACAAGAAGGTGCTACCCAGTGGATTCCTGTAGACGTTGACCCACCAGCAAACACAAAAACGGTCATTCACAATCTACAACCAGGAACCTCTTACGAGTTCCAAGTCATTGGCAAGAACATCTTAGGGGACGGTATGTTCAGCAACATCGTCAAGGAACGCACTAAAG AACTTCGGAAGTACAATGTGATCGTTTACCCAACGGATGCTCGTGGGTCTACATACATTCCCGCTTTATTTCGCCCAACAG GCCCACCTCCCACAGCACCAGAGAACGTGACACTGACAGAAACGTCCGACGGAGTTGTACTCTCATGGAGCTATCCGCGCAGAGGGAATATAGCAATTGCGTATTTCACTGTGGATTACTGCTACGACGACCAGTGGAGGCGGCTGAGCAAGACAGAGCTCAAACCCACCGAACATTATTTTCAAG taaaaaaTCTTAGTCCCGGGAAGACCTACGTGTTCCGGATAAACTCGCATACGTTGACAAGCCAGGCCTCAAGCGAGAAGGTTACGTACATAATTCAGCGCAAAATCAAAGATAAAGCAATCACAGCTGGCATTGTTGGGggaattcttttcttcattgtgGCTATCATCTTGGCCGTTTGCACCGTAAAATGTGTCAACAAGAGGAACAAAAGACGAAGACGTGAACAAGAAAATG CTTACAGCATGGTGGCGTGTCAGATGTCAGATACTCGGAACGGCTGTCAGTCGGGCCCTGCCAAGTCGGTGCCTTCCAGAAA AGGATGGATTGGCCGATTGCCCTCTATAACGCGGCTGTCACATGTGAAACGAGGAGCGGTCTCAATCCGCCATATTTTGCATATTTGTCCAGTAAAGTTGCGGGAGCAAGAGCGAGAAGGGAGAAGAGCGTCAACAGCAACGTGGTCAGGGACAGCCAACCTGCAATCTGGATCTGAAACGACTAGCAGGGAGGCTGCTGATTGGCTCGAGTACGGAGCGGCTGAATTGCAGACACGGAACGCCAGAAGGCGTTTGCAGGCTAGATACAACGTCCAGGCTGAATTTCTCCAACCAGCCGGATGGATTTCCCGAACACCAGAGGGCAAGTTCGTAGTCGAAAAAGAAGGTAGCCAACCGACCCATCCAATCTACGGCTACGGATCACCGCTCACAAGTCCCGTGGTGGAGAGCGGTGTTTACCGGATTGGCGGCGACCGTCTTATTTGGCCACGGCCAAAACCAATCTTGCGCAGGGAACTTAGCCCAGTACCACCCTATGGCCGGCCTTTACCTTCCATGATGTCGCAACCAGTTGCTTATTCGTCAGCAATGTTACATGATCCTACCGTTATCTCTCCCCAGTTCGGCCGCCATACAATCCCACTCCAACCATCTTCTGCTGCGCCAGTGCTACCTACAGGCCGGCGCGGAGCTATTCGATCAAGTTCGCCAGGTCCGGGACTGTTGCTGTCACCTTCATTGGCAAATTTTAGTGACATGAGTTCAGTTCATCAGCCCAGTTCGGCAGACCGGTCCTTACATACCACCCGTTCGTCACGCTTTTCGTCTTTTCAGAAACAACCTACACCCGATTTGCCTCCGCGCCAAACACGCAGAATCAATCACTTTTTCCCAAACACTGCCGTTCTATCCTCTTCTGGATCACCAAGTCATTACACACGCGAGCTTCCTTCGTTGCTACCGATTCATCAGCAGCTGGTTGCCCAACAATTACCGGGGGAAACCTCACCTTTGCTAGAACAGATGCGTACTGTTCGCGCTGAAGTCCACTCGACTGAAACACCACGCAACGCATCCAAGCAAAGAGTTGAAAACGAGTTTGGCTTGCTGTTGAATACTGCAGGAAGACACTTTCACGCTCCACCTCCTTTCCGGCCGCCTCCACCACCAGTTTACCATCAGCTGCCGTACACCATTTCGTATCCGCCGTCATTGCAGCGCCCGTTAGCTACGAGTTCACCACCGCGGAGTCGTCTCTTCCCTATTGGTTCTGCGCCTTTTCCTCCTGGCCATTACTCCCGACGTAGTGATGATCCGCTCGGTTCGCCCAGGCGACGCTCACCTCTGACCATAGCAGTCCGTTTAAGTCCATCTCGGACACAGCAGAGATTGAGTGAGCGAAGTCGTAGTCAAATCGTTGAGTACTCTCCACAAAGCCAATCAAGTTCAAGTGGATTCGACAGTAAGAACACATCTCAACAAAACCAGAGTTCGCAATCTGGGTCCGGACAGTCGCAACTGGTGCCCACTGACTCTTCTACGGCACTATGGGGGATGTCTCCGCATAGCCAAGCGAATTCCGGTGAATGTACGTACGTCAACTGGCCAGTCAAAGGACTAACAACTGCTTCTTTCTCTCTGCTTGATGCTAGTGTCGACAATCACTACGAATTCGATACGACGCAGAGTCCGAACGAGACGGGACAGGATCCTACTCTTCATTCGGCTACTTTCATTTCACCTCCTACAAGCAAATCTGTTGATGTTGCTGCAGACTCTTCCGGACCTGGACCAGGACGACATAGAAAAGCTGGGCCAATATCGGCACGATCAGAAAATATTGAAGCCAGAGTTCAGGCAATGAAGGAAGAATTTCAGGAATACCGGAAGCGAAGGGCTCGGGGTCTTCTCGAAAGTGCGTGTTAA